One genomic segment of Hymenobacter psoromatis includes these proteins:
- a CDS encoding SDR family oxidoreductase, translating into MSGNKAGPLAGQVVLITGSESGIGRATARAFCQQGAAVVLNGRQAARLEATRQALAAEGYQVAACLADVTDYAACEHLVATAIAQFGRLDILITNASISMRAYFRDLAPEVFRQVLDSNVYGSVYPLKAALPHLLAARGSVTFISSISALNGMPSGSAYCAGKAALANLAHTLRLELATTGVHVGVVHIGFTQNDPDKRVLDAAGRPVPIAHRPLRWQKSQAQVAAIILRHVRRRRRRTVISALGRLILVVHALLPRLGDWVVLTSQRRLRRLYE; encoded by the coding sequence GGGTAATAAAGCCGGGCCGCTGGCGGGCCAGGTGGTTCTGATTACCGGCTCCGAGTCGGGCATTGGCCGGGCCACGGCGCGGGCCTTCTGCCAGCAGGGTGCGGCCGTGGTGCTCAACGGCCGCCAGGCCGCGCGCCTCGAAGCCACCCGCCAGGCCCTGGCCGCCGAGGGCTACCAGGTGGCCGCCTGCCTGGCCGATGTCACCGACTACGCCGCCTGCGAGCACCTGGTAGCCACGGCCATCGCCCAGTTTGGCCGGCTCGACATCCTCATCACCAACGCCAGCATTTCGATGCGCGCCTACTTCCGCGACCTCGCGCCCGAGGTGTTCCGGCAGGTGCTCGATAGTAACGTCTACGGCTCGGTGTACCCACTCAAGGCGGCCCTACCCCACCTGCTAGCCGCCAGAGGCAGTGTCACGTTCATTTCCTCCATCTCGGCCCTGAACGGGATGCCCAGCGGCTCGGCCTACTGCGCCGGCAAGGCGGCCCTGGCCAACCTCGCCCACACCCTGCGCCTGGAGCTGGCCACCACCGGCGTGCACGTCGGGGTGGTGCACATCGGCTTCACCCAGAACGACCCCGATAAGCGCGTGCTCGACGCGGCCGGCCGGCCCGTGCCCATTGCGCACCGCCCCCTGCGCTGGCAAAAATCACAGGCCCAAGTGGCGGCCATCATCCTGCGGCACGTGCGGCGGCGGCGGCGGCGCACGGTCATCTCGGCCCTGGGCCGGCTCATTCTGGTGGTGCACGCTCTATTGCCCCGCCTCGGCGATTGGGTGGTGCTCACCAGCCAGCGCCGCCTGCGCCGGCTCTACGAGTAA